The Bradyrhizobium ottawaense genome window below encodes:
- a CDS encoding sugar ABC transporter ATP-binding protein, with translation MQNSPDPALPLLEVRGISKSFGAVRALQEVDFTLRAGEIHALLGENGAGKSTLIKVVTGVFPRDAGIVRIGGEEVAPRSAKAALAAGIATVYQEVNLLPNLSVAQNLFLDRQPIRFGIVREGEMRRRAKALLAEFGLDIDVAAPLGNYSVAVQHVTAIARAVDLSARVLILDEPTASLDRHEVEILFGIMRQLAKRGIGIVFVSHFLDQVYEISDRITVLRNGRLVGERETASLPRLELIRLMLGRELAETTSARASVGEHKVREICASFENYGKAGYVAPFNLELRHGEVVGLAGLLGSGRTETARLVFGAERADGGKARVEGVPVRLQSPRDGVRHGFGYCPEERKTDGIVAELTVRENIVLALQAKRGLHRPLSRREQDEIARRYVKMLDIRPPDAERPVGLLSGGNQQKVLLARWLATSPRLLVLDEPTRGIDVGAHAEIIRLIRELCDDGLSLLVISSELDEIVTYSDRVVVLRDRAHVEELAGDAVDVGNILAAIAADSVAVALEAHT, from the coding sequence ATGCAGAACAGCCCCGATCCTGCTCTGCCCCTTCTTGAGGTGCGCGGGATCAGCAAGAGCTTCGGCGCTGTGCGCGCGCTGCAGGAGGTCGACTTCACGCTGCGCGCCGGCGAGATCCATGCGTTGCTCGGCGAGAACGGCGCCGGCAAGTCCACGCTGATCAAGGTCGTCACCGGCGTATTCCCACGCGACGCCGGCATCGTCAGGATCGGCGGTGAAGAGGTCGCGCCGCGCTCGGCCAAGGCAGCGCTGGCAGCGGGCATTGCCACCGTCTACCAGGAGGTCAATCTGCTGCCGAACCTGTCGGTGGCGCAGAACCTGTTCCTCGATCGCCAGCCAATACGCTTCGGCATCGTGCGCGAGGGCGAGATGCGCCGCCGCGCCAAGGCGCTGCTTGCGGAGTTTGGCCTCGACATCGACGTCGCCGCGCCGCTCGGCAACTATTCGGTCGCCGTGCAGCACGTCACCGCGATCGCGCGCGCCGTCGATCTCTCCGCGCGGGTGTTGATCCTGGACGAGCCCACCGCGAGTCTCGACCGTCACGAGGTCGAGATCCTGTTCGGCATCATGCGCCAGCTCGCGAAACGCGGCATCGGCATCGTCTTCGTCAGTCACTTCCTCGACCAGGTCTACGAGATCTCCGATCGCATCACCGTGCTGCGCAACGGTCGCCTCGTCGGCGAGCGCGAGACCGCCTCGCTGCCGCGCCTCGAGCTGATCCGGCTGATGCTCGGCCGCGAGTTGGCCGAGACCACCAGCGCACGCGCATCAGTGGGCGAGCACAAGGTGCGCGAAATCTGCGCGAGTTTCGAGAATTACGGCAAGGCCGGCTATGTCGCGCCGTTCAATCTCGAGCTGCGCCATGGCGAGGTCGTCGGTCTCGCCGGCCTGCTCGGCTCGGGCCGGACCGAGACGGCGCGGCTGGTGTTCGGCGCCGAGCGCGCCGATGGCGGGAAGGCGAGGGTGGAAGGTGTGCCGGTGCGGCTGCAGTCGCCTCGCGACGGCGTACGCCACGGCTTCGGCTATTGCCCGGAGGAGCGCAAGACCGACGGCATCGTTGCCGAGCTCACGGTGCGCGAGAACATCGTGCTCGCGCTCCAGGCCAAACGCGGCCTGCATCGGCCGCTGTCGCGCCGCGAGCAGGACGAGATCGCGCGCCGCTACGTCAAGATGCTCGACATCCGTCCGCCCGATGCTGAGCGCCCCGTCGGCCTGTTGTCCGGCGGCAATCAGCAGAAGGTTCTGCTGGCGCGCTGGCTCGCGACCTCGCCGCGGCTTCTGGTGCTGGACGAGCCGACCCGCGGCATCGACGTCGGCGCGCATGCCGAGATCATCCGCCTGATCCGCGAGCTCTGCGACGACGGCTTGTCGCTGCTCGTGATCTCCTCCGAGCTCGATGAGATCGTGACCTATTCCGACCGCGTCGTGGTGCTGCGCGACCGCGCCCATGTCGAGGAGCTGGCGGGCGACGCGGTCGACGTCGGCAACATTCTCGCGGCCATTGCCGCCGATAGCGTCGCTGTTGCGCTTGAGGCCCACACATGA
- the yjfF gene encoding galactofuranose ABC transporter, permease protein YjfF has product MRGLPPALITAIVLVAGFAACAVQFPNIASTRVVGNLLTDNAFLGIVAAGMTFVIISGGIDLSVGSVIGFTTVFVALAIERWGMPPLVAFVAVLALSAAFGAAMGAVIHVFDLPPFIVTLAGMFLARGASFLLSTESIPITAPIYSTVSDFALRLPGGGRLTAIAIIMLAIVIGGALLLHLTRFGANVYALGGSRTTASLMGVAVGKMTVKIYMLSSLLAGIAGIVFSFYTSAGYSLSAVGVELETIAAVVIGGTLLTGGQGSVIGTFLGVLIQGLIQTYINFDGTLSSWWTKIATGILLFAFVALQQGLVALARRPLAKSAGAAT; this is encoded by the coding sequence ATGAGAGGTCTGCCGCCCGCCCTCATTACGGCGATCGTGCTGGTCGCGGGCTTCGCAGCCTGCGCGGTGCAGTTTCCCAACATCGCCTCGACCCGCGTCGTCGGCAATCTCCTCACCGACAACGCTTTCCTCGGCATCGTCGCGGCCGGCATGACCTTCGTCATCATCTCCGGCGGCATCGATCTCTCGGTCGGCTCGGTGATCGGCTTCACCACGGTCTTCGTTGCGCTCGCGATCGAGCGCTGGGGCATGCCGCCGCTGGTTGCTTTCGTCGCCGTCCTCGCACTCTCGGCGGCCTTCGGTGCGGCGATGGGCGCGGTGATCCATGTCTTTGATTTGCCACCCTTCATCGTGACGCTCGCCGGCATGTTCCTGGCGCGCGGAGCGAGCTTCCTGCTCTCCACCGAATCCATACCGATCACCGCGCCGATCTATTCCACCGTGTCGGACTTCGCCTTGCGATTGCCGGGTGGCGGGCGATTGACGGCAATTGCGATCATCATGCTCGCGATCGTGATCGGCGGAGCCTTGCTGCTGCATCTCACCCGGTTCGGCGCCAACGTCTATGCGCTCGGCGGCAGCCGGACGACCGCGAGCCTGATGGGCGTTGCGGTCGGCAAGATGACGGTGAAGATCTACATGCTGTCGAGCCTGCTCGCAGGCATCGCCGGCATTGTCTTCTCGTTCTACACCAGCGCCGGCTATTCGCTTTCCGCCGTCGGCGTCGAGCTCGAGACCATCGCCGCCGTCGTGATCGGCGGCACGCTGCTCACGGGCGGGCAGGGCTCGGTGATCGGTACTTTCCTCGGCGTGCTGATCCAGGGCCTGATCCAGACCTACATCAATTTCGACGGCACGCTGTCGAGCTGGTGGACCAAGATCGCGACCGGTATCTTGCTGTTCGCCTTTGTTGCCTTGCAGCAGGGACTGGTCGCGCTCGCGCGCCGGCCGCTGGCGAAGAGCGCAGGAGCCGCCACATGA
- a CDS encoding ABC transporter permease, with the protein MTALLPRRGLAQILALIVILAVDRVVSPQFFDLRLQDGRLFGSLIDVLNRGTPVALLSLGMVLVIATRGIDLSVGAVMAIAGAIAASLADTHSLAVVLAAALGAGLICGLWNGFLVAVLGMQPIVATLILMVAGRGIAQLITEGRIVTFSSPDLVWLGNGSVLGLPVPVVITLGMLILTGAVVRGSALGLLIEATGGNARASELAGVGTRAMILSVYVWCGVCAALAGVIAAADIMGADANNAGLWLELDAILAVVIGGTSLFGGRFSLVLAVLGALIIQTMNTGILLSGYPPEFNLLVKAVVVLTVLLLQSPKLTGFAGISARLRRTKA; encoded by the coding sequence ATGACAGCGCTGTTGCCGCGCCGCGGCCTTGCCCAGATCCTCGCATTGATCGTCATCCTCGCGGTCGACCGTGTTGTGTCGCCGCAATTCTTCGACCTGCGCCTCCAGGACGGCCGTCTGTTCGGCAGCCTGATCGACGTGCTCAACCGCGGCACGCCGGTGGCGCTGCTGTCACTCGGCATGGTTCTGGTGATCGCGACGCGCGGCATCGATCTGTCGGTTGGCGCCGTCATGGCGATCGCGGGCGCGATCGCGGCGAGCCTCGCCGACACTCACAGTCTGGCCGTCGTGCTGGCGGCAGCGCTCGGCGCGGGCCTGATTTGCGGGCTGTGGAACGGCTTCCTTGTCGCGGTACTCGGCATGCAGCCGATCGTGGCGACGTTGATCCTGATGGTGGCCGGACGCGGCATCGCCCAGCTCATCACCGAGGGACGCATCGTGACGTTCTCCTCGCCGGATCTGGTCTGGCTCGGCAATGGCTCGGTGCTCGGCCTGCCGGTACCGGTCGTGATTACGCTCGGCATGCTGATCCTCACCGGCGCGGTGGTACGTGGCTCGGCGCTGGGGCTCCTGATCGAGGCGACCGGCGGCAACGCGCGGGCGAGCGAGCTTGCCGGCGTCGGCACCCGTGCGATGATCCTGTCGGTCTATGTCTGGTGCGGCGTCTGCGCCGCGCTGGCTGGCGTGATCGCGGCGGCCGACATCATGGGGGCAGACGCGAACAATGCCGGCCTCTGGCTCGAGCTCGATGCGATCCTGGCCGTGGTGATCGGCGGCACCTCGTTGTTCGGCGGCCGCTTCAGCCTCGTGCTGGCCGTACTCGGCGCGCTGATCATCCAGACCATGAACACCGGCATCCTTTTGTCCGGCTATCCGCCGGAGTTCAACCTGCTGGTCAAGGCGGTAGTGGTGCTCACGGTGCTGTTGTTGCAATCGCCGAAGCTGACCGGCTTTGCCGGCATCTCTGCGCGGCTGCGGAGGACGAAGGCATGA
- a CDS encoding fumarylacetoacetate hydrolase family protein → MTTLTVKDLLPEDGTRGTLAGRVWLPQANGPAVVAVRGDGVFDVTARFPTISALCEEDNPAKALSLTKGERIGDLDAIVANTAPDQRDRQKPWLLAPVDLQTLKAAGVTFAISMLERVIEERAKGNPASAEAIRKEVTRLIGDDLSKLKPGSDQAMHLKQVLIDQNAWSQYLEVGIGPDAEVFTKAPTMSSVGTGMDAGLHPKSTWNNPEPELVLFVSSRGKIVGGALGNDVNLRDFEGRSALLLSKAKDNNASCAIGPLLRLFDDSFTLDDARKLDISLNVKGADGFVLDGHSSISKISRDPTDLVEQTIGKVHQYPDGFVLFLGTMFAPVKDRDAPGQGFTHKRDDIVTIAAPQLGKLVNRMRTSDECEPWTFGIGALMKNLAQRKLI, encoded by the coding sequence ATGACGACATTGACGGTGAAAGACCTTCTCCCTGAGGACGGAACACGCGGCACACTCGCCGGCCGCGTCTGGCTGCCGCAGGCGAACGGTCCGGCCGTGGTCGCCGTCCGTGGCGACGGCGTGTTCGACGTCACCGCAAGATTTCCGACCATCAGCGCGCTCTGCGAAGAGGACAACCCGGCCAAGGCGCTGAGCCTGACCAAGGGCGAGCGCATCGGCGATCTCGACGCCATCGTGGCCAACACGGCGCCGGACCAGCGCGATCGCCAAAAACCTTGGCTGCTTGCGCCCGTGGACCTGCAGACGCTGAAGGCTGCCGGCGTCACTTTTGCCATCTCGATGCTGGAGCGCGTGATTGAGGAGCGCGCAAAGGGCAATCCGGCCTCGGCCGAAGCGATCCGCAAGGAAGTGACGCGGCTGATCGGCGATGATTTGTCGAAGCTCAAGCCTGGCTCCGACCAGGCGATGCATCTGAAGCAGGTGCTGATCGACCAGAACGCCTGGAGCCAATATCTCGAGGTTGGCATCGGTCCCGATGCCGAAGTGTTCACCAAGGCGCCGACCATGTCCTCGGTCGGCACCGGCATGGATGCCGGCCTGCATCCGAAATCGACCTGGAACAATCCGGAGCCGGAGCTCGTGCTGTTCGTGTCGAGCCGCGGCAAGATCGTCGGCGGCGCGCTCGGCAACGACGTCAATCTGCGCGACTTCGAAGGACGCTCGGCGCTGCTGCTGTCGAAGGCCAAGGACAACAACGCCTCCTGCGCGATAGGACCGCTGCTGCGCCTGTTCGACGACAGTTTTACGCTCGACGATGCGCGCAAGCTCGACATCAGCCTGAACGTGAAGGGGGCGGACGGCTTCGTTCTCGACGGCCATTCCTCGATCAGCAAGATCAGCCGTGATCCGACCGATCTGGTCGAGCAGACCATCGGCAAGGTGCATCAATATCCTGATGGCTTTGTGCTGTTCCTCGGCACGATGTTCGCGCCGGTCAAGGATCGCGATGCGCCGGGGCAGGGGTTCACCCACAAGCGCGACGACATCGTCACGATCGCAGCGCCCCAGCTCGGCAAGCTCGTCAACCGCATGCGCACCAGCGACGAGTGCGAGCCCTGGACCTTCGGCATCGGTGCGTTGATGAAGAACCTGGCGCAGCGGAAGCTGATTTAG
- the ytfQ gene encoding galactofuranose ABC transporter, galactofuranose-binding protein YtfQ, with product MILKALFAASATAALLLALPANAAELTIGFSQIGSESGWRAAETSVSKQEAAKRKVNLKIADAQQKQENQIKAIRSFIAQNVDAIFLAPVVSTGWDSVLKEAKEAKIPVVLLDRDIDPSGKELYLTAVTSDSVHEGEVAGDWLAKTVGAKACNIVELQGTVGASVATNRKKGFDTAIAKHANLKVVRSQTGDFTRAKGKEVMESFIKAEGGGKNICAVYAHNDDMMVGAIQAMKEAGLKPGKDILTVSIDAVPDIFKAMVAGEANATVELTPNMAGPALDAVAAFKGKGTVPPKWIQTESKLYTAADDPQKIYDSKKGLGY from the coding sequence ATGATCCTCAAAGCCCTCTTTGCGGCCAGCGCCACGGCCGCCTTGCTGCTCGCGCTGCCCGCGAATGCCGCCGAGCTCACCATCGGCTTCTCGCAGATCGGATCGGAATCCGGCTGGCGCGCGGCCGAGACGTCGGTCTCCAAGCAGGAGGCCGCCAAGCGCAAGGTCAATCTCAAGATCGCCGACGCGCAGCAGAAGCAGGAGAACCAGATCAAGGCGATCCGCTCCTTCATCGCGCAGAACGTCGATGCGATCTTCCTCGCGCCCGTGGTCTCGACCGGCTGGGACTCGGTGCTGAAGGAGGCCAAGGAAGCCAAGATCCCGGTCGTGCTGCTCGACCGCGACATCGATCCGTCCGGCAAGGAGCTCTATCTCACCGCGGTCACCTCGGACAGCGTGCATGAGGGCGAGGTCGCCGGCGACTGGCTGGCCAAGACAGTCGGCGCCAAGGCCTGCAACATCGTCGAGCTGCAGGGCACCGTCGGCGCCAGCGTCGCCACCAACCGCAAGAAAGGCTTCGACACCGCCATCGCCAAGCACGCGAACCTGAAGGTGGTGCGCAGCCAGACCGGCGACTTCACCCGCGCCAAGGGCAAGGAGGTGATGGAAAGCTTCATCAAGGCCGAAGGCGGCGGCAAGAACATCTGCGCGGTCTACGCCCACAACGACGACATGATGGTGGGCGCGATTCAGGCGATGAAGGAAGCCGGCCTCAAGCCCGGCAAGGATATCCTCACCGTTTCGATCGACGCGGTCCCCGATATCTTCAAGGCGATGGTTGCCGGCGAAGCGAACGCCACGGTGGAGCTGACGCCGAACATGGCCGGCCCAGCACTGGATGCCGTCGCAGCCTTCAAGGGCAAGGGCACGGTTCCGCCGAAGTGGATTCAGACCGAGTCCAAGCTCTATACTGCCGCCGATGATCCGCAGAAGATCTACGACAGCAAGAAGGGCCTCGGTTACTGA